A section of the Acidobacterium capsulatum ATCC 51196 genome encodes:
- the sthA gene encoding Si-specific NAD(P)(+) transhydrogenase yields the protein MAKYDLLVIGSGPSGQRAAVSAVKKGKRVALVEMRSVVGGVCINTGTIPSKTMREAVLHLSGYSYRSIYGMNYRVKEKITMSDLAFRVQHVIKTEIDVTEAQLSRNMVDVIHGVASFESPNQVRVDGPRGATTYEADNIVIAVGTKPASTPKVPINGKTIVNSDQVLELSDLPRTMIVVGGGVIGVEYTCMFATLGVRVTLVEKRPRLLEFADQEIVEALSYHLRDSRVTMRLNEEVESVEELPDGTVVANLESKKRISGDALLYSVGRQGNVDELNLAAAGIEADKRGRIPVDKDFRTKVPHIYAVGDVIGFPSLASVSMEQGRIAVERAYGNELMQSNPSFYPYGIYTIPEISFIGKTEEQLTEEDVPYEVGVAYYREIARGQIRGDTTGRLKIIFHRENREILGVHIIGEGASELVHIGQAVMALGGKVDYFIDTVFNYPTLAECYKAAAFNGINRLARFES from the coding sequence ATGGCGAAATACGATCTTCTGGTAATTGGTTCCGGTCCTTCGGGGCAGCGGGCTGCGGTTTCCGCGGTGAAGAAAGGCAAGCGCGTGGCGCTGGTGGAGATGCGCAGCGTGGTGGGCGGCGTCTGCATCAACACCGGCACGATCCCGAGCAAGACGATGCGGGAGGCGGTACTGCATCTCTCCGGCTACAGCTACCGGTCGATTTACGGGATGAATTATCGCGTAAAGGAAAAGATCACGATGTCGGATCTCGCCTTTCGCGTGCAGCACGTGATCAAGACGGAAATTGATGTGACCGAGGCGCAACTGTCGCGGAACATGGTGGACGTGATTCACGGGGTGGCGAGCTTTGAGTCTCCGAACCAGGTGCGCGTGGATGGGCCGCGTGGGGCCACGACCTATGAAGCGGACAATATCGTGATCGCTGTGGGGACCAAGCCGGCCAGCACGCCGAAGGTTCCAATCAACGGGAAAACGATCGTCAACAGCGACCAGGTGCTGGAGTTGAGCGATCTGCCCCGCACGATGATTGTGGTGGGCGGCGGCGTGATTGGCGTGGAGTACACCTGCATGTTCGCGACGCTGGGCGTGCGCGTGACGCTGGTGGAAAAGCGGCCTCGGCTGCTGGAGTTTGCCGATCAGGAGATTGTGGAAGCGCTGAGCTATCACCTGCGCGATAGCCGCGTGACGATGCGGCTGAATGAAGAGGTGGAAAGCGTGGAAGAGCTGCCGGATGGCACGGTGGTGGCGAACCTGGAGAGCAAGAAGCGCATCTCCGGGGATGCGCTGCTCTACTCCGTGGGACGGCAGGGGAATGTGGACGAGCTGAACCTGGCGGCGGCGGGCATCGAGGCGGACAAGCGCGGGCGTATTCCGGTGGACAAGGACTTCAGGACCAAGGTGCCGCACATTTATGCAGTGGGCGATGTGATCGGGTTCCCGAGCCTGGCTTCGGTGTCCATGGAGCAGGGCCGCATCGCAGTGGAACGCGCCTATGGCAACGAACTGATGCAGTCGAACCCGAGCTTTTATCCGTATGGCATTTATACGATTCCGGAAATTTCGTTCATCGGCAAGACCGAGGAGCAATTGACGGAAGAAGATGTGCCGTACGAGGTGGGCGTCGCGTATTACCGCGAGATTGCGCGCGGACAGATTCGCGGGGATACAACGGGCCGACTGAAGATTATTTTTCACCGGGAGAACCGGGAGATTCTGGGCGTTCACATCATCGGCGAAGGGGCCTCGGAGCTGGTACACATCGGGCAGGCGGTGATGGCTCTGGGCGGAAAAGTAGACTACTTCATCGATACCGTATTTAACTATCCTACGTTGGCAGAATGCTACAAAGCGGCGGCCTTTAACGGCATCAATCGCCTGGCGCGATTTGAGAGCTGA
- a CDS encoding ROK family protein, which translates to MAKSIGVVLSDRVTAGLVEDHQLVGSLQEFPKNLDQNGLIEIPKEELCHLICDAVSELAPAGTEITAVGVAVPGIVIKGVLEDSPNLPQLKGTHVCNDVSSELKERGLNYPVSLCNDADAVAAGVAATRQEFDRLLRVWTIGNGIGFGRYPYTEGAWEGGHMVVTLDPKERYCGCGGKGHLEGIMGNRAMRLRFLDMEPEEVFAAAKQGDKRCADFVDLWHRALAAATASQIHLEGPGRFYYTGRDIQRLDLGLLRQYLYEMVKMSPLQNYTVEVLPEERTRTVVGAAVAAERGYRC; encoded by the coding sequence ATGGCGAAGTCGATTGGTGTGGTGTTGAGCGACCGGGTCACGGCCGGACTGGTGGAGGATCATCAACTGGTTGGAAGCCTGCAGGAGTTCCCGAAGAACCTGGATCAGAATGGCCTGATCGAGATTCCGAAGGAAGAGCTTTGCCACCTGATCTGCGATGCTGTTTCTGAACTGGCTCCGGCTGGCACAGAGATTACCGCCGTAGGCGTGGCGGTTCCGGGCATTGTGATCAAAGGGGTTCTGGAAGACTCGCCGAACCTGCCGCAGCTGAAAGGCACTCATGTTTGCAACGATGTGAGCTCGGAGCTGAAAGAGCGGGGGCTGAATTATCCCGTAAGCCTGTGCAACGACGCGGATGCCGTGGCGGCCGGCGTGGCCGCGACCCGGCAGGAGTTTGACCGGCTGTTGCGGGTGTGGACGATCGGGAACGGGATTGGCTTTGGGCGATATCCCTACACGGAAGGCGCCTGGGAGGGCGGCCACATGGTGGTCACGCTCGACCCGAAGGAGCGCTACTGCGGATGCGGCGGCAAGGGACACCTGGAAGGCATCATGGGCAACCGTGCCATGCGGCTGCGCTTTCTGGACATGGAGCCGGAAGAGGTATTTGCGGCGGCCAAGCAGGGCGACAAACGCTGCGCCGACTTCGTGGACCTGTGGCATCGCGCGCTGGCGGCGGCGACGGCCTCGCAGATTCACCTCGAGGGGCCCGGACGCTTTTACTATACGGGCCGGGATATTCAGCGCCTCGACCTGGGGCTGCTGCGCCAGTATCTCTATGAGATGGTGAAGATGAGTCCGCTGCAGAACTATACGGTAGAGGTTTTGCCGGAGGAGCGCACCCGCACAGTGGTGGGCGCGGCGGTGGCGGCGGAGCGCGGCTACCGCTGCTGA